In Pyrus communis chromosome 1, drPyrComm1.1, whole genome shotgun sequence, the following are encoded in one genomic region:
- the LOC137719213 gene encoding leucine-rich repeat extensin-like protein 4: MKLAQKGIIELDLNDVVKSNYITATSGSLNSKSSPQPLGACSKTMPVNFKVNSSNSSRIISHGPLSDEEALYIKHRQLLYYRDEFGDRGEHVTVDPSLVFKNDRLRNAYIALQALKQAILSDPFNITGNWVGSNVCKYTAVFCTKALDNRTIRTVAGIDLNHGDIAGYLPEELGLLTDLVLLHINSNRFCGTVPHKFNRLKLLFELDLSNNRFARKFPRVVLRLPKLKFLDLRFNEFEGTVPKELFDKDLDATFINHNRFRFNLPDNFGNSPVSVIVLANNKFHGCVPASLGNMSNLNEIILMNNGFRSCLPSEIGMLKNLTVFDVSFNQFLGLLPETIGRMVSLEQLNVAHNFLSLELFSMYCPFHLALALCLLFFYQRFLLQESEQKQFLCHWACTGFQT; encoded by the exons atgaagttggctcagaaaggaatcatcgagctagatcttaatgatgtggtgaagtcaaactacATCACCgccacttctggctctttgaactcaaaatcttcacctcaaccgctgggggcatgctccaaaaccatgccagtcaa CTTCAAAGTCAACTCATCCAACAGCAGCCGCATTATCAGCCATGGACCTCTCTCCGACGAGGAAGCCCTCTACATCAAGCACCGCCAGCTCCTCTACTACCGCGACGAGTTCGGTGACCGCGGCGAGCATGTGACGGTCGACCCCTCGCTGGTCTTCAAGAACGACCGGCTCCGGAACGCTTACATAGCTCTGCAGGCGTTGAAGCAGGCCATTCTCTCCGACCCGTTCAACATCACGGGCAATTGGGTCGGATCTAATGTCTGCAAGTACACCGCTGTTTTCTGCACCAAGGCGCTCGACAATAGAACGATCCGGACTGTGGCGGGGATCGACCTCAACCACGGCGACATTGCCGGGTACTTGCCGGAGGAGCTCGGGCTGCTCACGGATCTCGTATTGCTCCACATCAACTCCAACAGGTTCTGTGGAACTGTACCTCACAAGTTCAACCGCCTGAAGCTGCTGTTCGAGCTCGATTTGAGCAATAATCGGTTCGCCAGAAAGTTCCCTCGGGTGGTTCTCCGGCTGCCGAAGCTGAAATTCTTGGATCTGAGGTTCAACGAGTTCGAAGGGACGGTGCCGAAGGAGCTGTTCGACAAGGACTTGGACGCCACTTTCATCAACCACAACCGGTTCCGGTTCAATCTGCCTGATAACTTCGGGAACTCGCCGGTCTCCGTCATCGTCCTCGCCAACAACAAGTTCCACGGCTGCGTTCCGGCTAGTTTGGGGAACATGTCAAACCTCAACGAGATTATCCTGATGAACAATGGATTCCGGTCTTGCTTGCCGTCAGAGATTGGGATGCTGAAGAACTTGACGGTGTTTGACGTCAGCTTCAACCAGTTTCTGGGGTTGCTACCGGAGACGATTGGAAGGATGGTGAGCTTGGAGCAGCTCAATGTGGCCCACAACTTTCTGTCGCTGGAACTGTTCTCTATGTATTGTCCTTTTCATTTGGCGCTGGCCCTGTGCCTGCTCTTCTTCTACCAGAGATTTTTGCTTCAAGAATCAGAGCAAAAGCAGTTTCTTTGTCATTGGGCATGCACTGGATTTCAAACTTAG
- the LOC137718664 gene encoding precursor of CEP5-like: MALNKLTLFACSFLVSLLILTWEIQSIDARPLKSRSKNELQNLPIHTKTHKNKSEDNAGHKRDLHGKSTTEASSVVVSPPPPQSDQVDGAAQLPPPSTHAVDDFRPTAPGHSPGVGHSLQN, encoded by the coding sequence ATGGCCTTGAACAAGTTAACCCTTTTTGCTTGCTCATTCCTAGTTTCCCTACTCATCTTAACCTGGGAAATTCAGTCCATTGATGCAAGGCCCTTGAAATCAAGGAGTAAAAATGAACTCCAAAACCTCCCAattcacaccaaaacccacaaaaacaAATCGGAGGATAATGCAGGTCACAAAAGGGACTTGCATGGTAAGAGCACAACTGAAGCGTCATCAGTTGTTGTATCTCCACCCCCACCACAAAGTGATCAGGTTGATGGTGCAGCACAGCTGCCACCACCATCAACGCATGCCGTAGATGACTTCAGGCCCACAGCTCCAGGTCACAGCCCCGGTGTTGGACATTCTCTACAGAACTAG
- the LOC137743668 gene encoding uncharacterized protein, with amino-acid sequence MDSTPINWEALDALIIDFAKSEKLVEDSSTFTTSSSPPSSPPSSSSPSSISSSSYHSRLIIRQIRRSLEAGHIDAAISLLRSHAPFILDDHRLLFLLQKQRFIELLRRGTAEDRDSAINCLRNALAPCALDAYPEAYGEFKHVLLAFIYDKEDHSSPVATEWSEKRRFDIAGLVSTVLRAYLHAYDPVFSMTLRYLISIHKGFCFRQGISSPISDLTHRLLLEERDPPATPQESLFEAPPFDEVDIQALAHAVELTRQGAVDSLRFAKGDLFQAFQNELCRMRFDVAMLDELVREYCVYRGIVDSGFATSSVSGVQSLSKSLKVDQPVIGHSLSRDSSHEVDYGASKHSDGEISVSNDNLGGSPGKSSDVTSMQGMDIEMRYVCEPSSTNEDCSTSGSHQPDKLRVLQRRPSAPAERSKRKRWRGRQDDLDFTPGISCKEMSKDSKELSTIDLVSDTYSSREQQASECLSLGLDNVEDKYEIVIGMKELASKGMAAEVVEEVNSMDPNFFVQNPVLLFQLKQVEFLKLVSSGDHSTALRVACSHLGPLAASDPALLKPLKETLLALLQPNEDALGKGLPLHALATSLQVAIGRRLGIDEPQLMKIIRATLHTHNEWFKLQMCKDHFESLLKIDSLKEVNTPSLAAAAASKSNADSSSNGSSQVTVSSSTRMVEDGSSLTQVSSRDVVCDENAILKVMEFLALPRADAIHLLAQYNGNAETVIQQIFA; translated from the exons ATGGACTCGACGCCAATTAACTGGGAAGCCCTAGACGCTCTCATCATCGATTTCGCCAAATCGGAGAAGCTAGTCGAAGACTCCTCCACTTTTACGACGTCGTCTTCCCCGCCCTCTTCCCCTCCGTCTTCCTCTTCCCCCTCCTCTATCTCCTCCTCGTCGTACCACTCGAGATTGATCATTCGTCAGATCAGACGGTCGCTAGAGGCCGGTCACATTGACGCCGCCATCAGTCTCCTCCGCTCCCACGCCCCTTTCATTCTCGACGATCACaggctcctcttcctcttgcAGAAACAG AGGTTTATTGAGCTATTGAGGAGAGGGACCGCAGAGGATCGTGATTCTGCAATCAATTGCTTGAGGAATGCCCTTGCTCCGTGTGCCCTCGACGCTTATCCG GAAGCTTATGGGGAATTCAAGCATGTACTGCTTGCTTTTATATATGACAAAGAAGACCACTCTTCTCCGGTAGCGACTGAG TGGTCTGAAAAGAGGAGGTTTGACATTGCCGGATTAGTTTCCACTGTCTTGAGAGCTTATTTACATGCTTATGATCCGGTCTTCTCGATGACCTTGAGATATTTGATAAG CATCCACAAAGGATTTTGTTTCCGTCAAGGAATTTCGTCGCCTATTTCAGATCTTACACATAGATTACTTCTTGAGGAACGTGACCCCCCTGCAACGCCCCAGGAGAGCTTGTTTGAAGCACCTCCTTTTGATGAG GTGGACATACAAGCCCTTGCACATGCTGTAGAGCTCACGAGACAGGGAGCTGTAGATAGTTTGAGATTTGCCAAGGGTGATTTATTTCAGGCGTTTCAG AATGAATTATGCAGAATGAGATTTGATGTTGCCATGCTTGACGAGCTGGTTCGTGAGTATTGCGTTTACAGGGGCATTGTGGATTCTGGTTTTGCAACTTCTTCTG TGTCTGGGGTGCAAAGCCTTTCCAAATCTTTGAAAGTTGATCAACCGGTGATTGGGCATTCTCTGTCAAGAGACTCTTCTCATGAGGTCGATTATGGAGCCAGCAAACATTCTGATGGTGAGATTTCTGTTAGTAATGATAATCTAGGTGGTTCCCCTGGAAAGAGTTCTGATGTGACGAGCATGCAAGGAATGGATATTGAAATGCGTTACGTTTGTGAGCCATCGAGCACTAATGAAGATTGTAGCACCAGTGGATCACATCAGCCTGATAAACTCAGAGTTTTACAAAGAAGACCCAGTGCACCTGCAGAAAGAAGTAAACGCAAGCGATGGAGGGGAAGACAAGATGATCTTGATTTTACTCCTGGCATTTCCTGTAAGGAGATGAGTAAAGACTCTAAAGAGCTTAGCACAATTGACCTGGTTTCCGATACGTATTCATCAAGGGAACAGCAG GCTTCAGAATGCTTAAGTTTAGGCCTTGACAATGTGGAGGACAAGTATGAGATTGTGATTGGGATGAAGGAACTAGCTAGCAAAGGAATGGCTGCGGAGGTTGTGGAAGAAGTTAATTCTATGGACCcaaatttttttgtacaaaATCCTGTTTTGCTCTTCCAACTTAAGCAG GTTGAATTCCTTAAGCTTGTCAGCTCAGGTGATCATTCTACTGCTCTGAGGGTTGCATGCTCTCATTTAGGTCCTTTAGCTGCAAGTGATCCAGCTTTACTGAAGCCCTTGAAGGAGACTTTGTTAGCGCTGCTCCAACCTAATGAAGATGCACTTGGGAAAGGCTTGCCCTTACATGCTCTTGCAACTTCACTCCAG GTTGCGATTGGTAGGAGGCTTGGCATTGACGAGCCCCAGCTTATGAAAATAATAAGAGCAACCCTTCACACCCATAATGAGTGGTTTAAACTTCAAATGTGTAAAGACCACTTTGAAAGCCTATTAAAGATTGATTCCTTGAAAGAAGTTAATACTCCTTCGCTTGCTGCTGCCGCTGCTTCTAAGTCAAATGCAGATAGTTCCTCTAATGGGTCTTCCCAAGTTACAGTATCTTCAAGCACGAGGATGGTGGAAGATGGTAGCAGCCTGACTCAAGTGTCGTCTAGAGATGTTGTGTGTGATGAAAATGCCATACTAAAAGTAATG GAATTTCTAGCTTTGCCCAGGGCTGATGCTATCCATCTTCTTGCACAATACAACGGAAATGCCGAGACAGTCATTCAACAGATATTCGCATAG
- the LOC137718775 gene encoding uncharacterized protein translates to MGKESLIIKPPKKSPLLSRMAVLVFARVFGVITARYVAECARNPVIFFAILSMQRSGSGWFESLLNSLKNVSSNEEIFSVRHRRENISSIVQTLNKVYSLDWYSSASKNECFAAAGFKWMLNHVYVYYSMPIGVFYYEVICSVISRKLFLLVIIISKCEAV, encoded by the exons ATGGGAAAG GAAAGTTTGATCATAAAGCCTCCCAAGAAATCTCCTTTGTTATCGAGGATGGCAGTCCTAGTGTTTGCGAGGGTATTCGGCGTTATAACTGCTCGATATGT GGCCGAATGTGCACGCAATCCTGTAATATTCTTTGCAATCTTGTCCATGCAGAGATCGGGGAGTGGATGGTTTGAGAGCTTGTTAAATAGTCTTAAAAATGTTAGCTCTAACGAGGAGATATTCTCGGTTAGGCACAGGAGGGAAAATATATCTTCAATTGTACAGACTCTGAATAAAGTTTACAGTTTGGACTGGTACAGTAGTGCTTCGAAGAATGAGTGCTTTGCCGCAGCTGGCTTCAAGTGGATGCTTAATCACGTATATGTCTATTACTCCATGCCGATAGGTGTATTCTATTATGAAGTAATCTGTTCTGTGATTAGCAGAAAGCTTTTTCTTTTAGTGATAATTATTAGCAAATGTGAAGCAGTGTGA